In Halorussus limi, a genomic segment contains:
- a CDS encoding NAD(P)/FAD-dependent oxidoreductase, with the protein MKRVDVAIVGGGPAGTSAARAAAEQGADALLVEKGVPRADREELGPDSTDAAGMLDYWVDILDVPFEEIPDHVVLRELERTEFFGPNETAVMESTGIESSYDGFGFTFDRTRMDDWFRDRAERAGAEYRVGVGVTDVTTDLTGSPTHTLQLSDGEEIVADYLVLADGPQRQVTMRALDRFSPADRPISEVLAPNEANHIAYQEYREFPEELFDPSSLKFWWGVMPGETAYPWIFPNDGTVARVGLTMPIGMNLEDVENPADYDLLREDDDAIPRPAEYVERLLDRQFGDEYDVEDFPLVEDRGKSEGTETYPISSTRPIDSPTAANIAVAGGAMGTTSAFHEGGYHVAARTGQIAGELAGKGRLGGYNDRWKDAIGEEITRNVTFADIVADYGPDDWDKTFSAASDILADEGEGGLLKYKLSSGLTGAKLVTKYKTAKRKFRNGKYVQFEESEYTV; encoded by the coding sequence ATGAAGCGAGTGGACGTTGCCATCGTCGGCGGCGGTCCGGCAGGGACCTCCGCCGCACGTGCGGCCGCCGAGCAGGGGGCCGACGCGCTCCTCGTCGAGAAAGGCGTTCCGCGCGCCGACCGCGAGGAGTTGGGACCGGACTCGACCGACGCCGCCGGAATGCTCGACTACTGGGTGGACATCTTGGACGTGCCGTTCGAGGAGATTCCCGACCACGTCGTCCTCCGAGAGCTAGAGCGGACGGAATTCTTCGGACCCAACGAGACCGCCGTCATGGAGAGCACGGGCATCGAGTCGTCGTACGACGGGTTCGGGTTCACCTTCGACCGCACCCGCATGGACGACTGGTTCCGCGACCGGGCCGAGCGGGCGGGCGCGGAGTACCGCGTCGGCGTCGGCGTGACCGACGTGACGACCGACCTGACGGGGTCGCCGACACACACCCTCCAACTCTCGGACGGCGAGGAAATCGTGGCCGACTATCTGGTGCTGGCCGACGGTCCCCAGCGACAGGTCACGATGCGGGCGCTCGACCGGTTCTCGCCCGCGGACCGACCGATTTCGGAGGTGTTGGCTCCGAACGAGGCCAACCACATCGCGTATCAGGAGTACCGGGAGTTCCCCGAGGAACTGTTCGACCCGAGTTCGCTCAAGTTCTGGTGGGGCGTGATGCCGGGCGAGACCGCCTATCCGTGGATTTTCCCGAACGACGGCACGGTCGCGCGCGTCGGCCTGACGATGCCCATCGGGATGAACCTCGAAGACGTCGAGAACCCAGCGGACTACGACCTGCTCCGCGAGGACGACGACGCCATCCCGCGGCCCGCCGAGTACGTCGAGCGCCTGCTCGACCGCCAGTTCGGCGACGAGTACGACGTAGAGGACTTCCCGCTGGTGGAGGACCGGGGCAAGAGCGAGGGCACCGAGACGTACCCCATCTCCTCGACCCGACCCATCGACTCGCCGACCGCGGCCAACATCGCCGTCGCGGGCGGCGCGATGGGCACGACCTCGGCGTTCCACGAGGGCGGCTACCACGTCGCGGCCCGGACCGGCCAAATCGCGGGGGAACTCGCGGGCAAGGGCCGACTCGGCGGCTACAACGACCGCTGGAAGGACGCCATCGGCGAGGAGATAACCCGGAACGTCACCTTCGCGGACATCGTGGCCGACTACGGTCCCGACGACTGGGACAAGACGTTCTCGGCCGCGAGCGACATTCTGGCCGACGAGGGCGAGGGCGGACTCCTGAAGTACAAGCTCTCGTCGGGACTCACGGGTGCGAAACTCGTCACGAAGTACAAGACGGCAAAGCGGAAGTTCCGGAACGGCAAGTACGTCCAGTTCGAGGAGTCGGAGTACACGGTCTGA